In Candidatus Nomurabacteria bacterium, the following proteins share a genomic window:
- the secY gene encoding preprotein translocase subunit SecY, producing MQTFFRKLTLIFTEPAIRNRVLVILAALVIFRLLASIPIPGVDQNVLQQFFNNNQFLGLLNIFSGGGLANLSIVMLGVGPFITASIIMQLMTVMSPKIKSLYTEEGEAGRAKFTQYSRLLTLPLAILQGFGFLTLLQSQGVISGLSTFDFIVNVILITAGSMLLMWIGELITEYGIGNGVSIIIFAGIVATLPSTVSQLSFTFDQSQLPLYIGFSLVSLLIIYAVVVMTEAERPVPITYAKQSRGGMTYGGSSSYLPLRLNQAGVIPIIFALSILLFPQMVLNILTAFDLPWVAGANETVTALMNNQFVYGGIYFILVFLFTFFYTAITFDPESVAKNLQRNGSYVPGIRPGAQTSEYLGNLITRLTLVGATFLGIVAIVPIGMQMATGIAALAIGGTAVLIVVQVVLDLIRRLDAQVSMREY from the coding sequence ATGCAAACATTTTTTCGTAAGCTCACTCTAATCTTTACCGAACCAGCAATTCGCAATCGTGTTTTAGTGATTTTAGCCGCTTTGGTTATCTTTAGGCTTTTGGCTTCTATTCCAATTCCGGGCGTTGACCAAAACGTGCTACAACAATTCTTTAACAACAACCAATTTCTTGGTCTTTTGAACATCTTCTCTGGAGGTGGTTTGGCCAACTTGTCGATTGTGATGCTTGGTGTAGGCCCTTTCATTACAGCTTCTATTATCATGCAGCTTATGACAGTGATGTCGCCGAAGATAAAGAGCTTGTATACAGAGGAAGGAGAAGCGGGGCGGGCTAAATTTACACAGTACAGTCGTCTTTTGACATTGCCTCTAGCTATTTTGCAGGGATTTGGTTTTCTAACTCTTTTGCAAAGCCAGGGGGTCATTAGCGGATTGTCCACCTTTGACTTTATAGTCAACGTGATCTTGATTACAGCCGGTTCAATGCTGCTGATGTGGATTGGTGAACTTATCACTGAGTATGGTATTGGGAACGGTGTTTCCATCATCATCTTCGCCGGTATTGTGGCTACTTTGCCGTCTACCGTTAGTCAGTTGTCATTTACTTTTGACCAATCGCAGCTACCGCTTTACATTGGTTTCTCATTGGTGTCATTACTTATCATTTATGCGGTGGTAGTTATGACCGAAGCTGAACGTCCGGTGCCTATCACTTACGCTAAACAAAGCCGTGGGGGTATGACTTATGGAGGTAGCTCTTCATACTTACCACTTCGTCTAAACCAGGCTGGTGTGATTCCAATCATCTTTGCTCTTTCTATCTTGCTTTTCCCGCAAATGGTATTGAATATTCTCACGGCTTTTGATTTGCCGTGGGTGGCTGGAGCAAATGAAACCGTTACTGCTTTGATGAATAATCAATTTGTGTACGGTGGAATTTACTTTATCTTGGTATTTCTGTTTACTTTCTTCTACACAGCTATTACCTTTGACCCAGAGTCTGTAGCGAAGAACCTACAGCGAAATGGTTCGTATGTACCGGGTATTCGTCCGGGAGCACAAACTTCAGAATATCTCGGTAATTTGATCACTAGGCTGACCTTGGTCGGAGCGACTTTCTTGGGCATCGTGGCTATTGTTCCAATCGGAATGCAGATGGCAACCGGTATTGCTGCTTTAGCTATTGGTGGTACAGCCGTCTTGATTGTGGTACAGGTAGTACTTGATCTGATTCGTCGTCTTGATGCTCAGGTATCAATGCGTGAGTATTAG
- a CDS encoding cytidylate kinase family protein yields MNRKHIITISGKPGSGKSSTADKVAELLGYTRHSSGDMVRNILAREGMTLAEYNAKALDDHNLDTQIDEYLRKLRNKKDIVIDSRLGFYWLPESFKVYLDLDIQVATVRIYKDAVSNNMRTKSGEVAESLDSVAKQVKNRMETERSRFRELYGVDPYNPEHFDLVIDTSRHSPQTVALTVFDTYRQWLKTDTWKPVHSAVPLGYSFKDKY; encoded by the coding sequence ATGAACCGAAAGCATATCATCACAATTTCCGGCAAGCCAGGCAGTGGAAAATCCTCGACCGCCGACAAAGTAGCAGAACTCTTAGGTTATACCAGACACTCTTCCGGTGATATGGTGCGTAATATCTTGGCCCGCGAAGGGATGACGCTAGCCGAATACAATGCCAAAGCCCTCGATGACCATAACCTGGATACGCAAATTGATGAATATCTGCGAAAACTAAGAAATAAGAAAGACATTGTCATTGATTCACGTTTAGGCTTTTATTGGTTACCAGAATCATTTAAAGTTTATCTAGACCTTGATATCCAAGTCGCCACCGTGCGTATCTACAAAGACGCGGTTAGCAACAATATGCGTACCAAGAGCGGTGAGGTGGCTGAGTCTCTGGATAGTGTAGCCAAGCAAGTAAAGAATCGTATGGAGACTGAGCGTTCACGTTTTCGAGAGCTTTACGGTGTTGACCCATACAACCCAGAACACTTTGACTTAGTCATCGACACCTCGCGACACTCCCCACAAACAGTGGCCTTGACTGTATTTGATACCTATCGTCAGTGGCTAAAGACCGACACCTGGAAACCAGTTCACAGTGCCGTACCCTTGGGATATTCTTTTAAGGATAAGTATTAG
- a CDS encoding guanylate kinase, protein MLDNINGHVLIVMAPTGSGKGTLIKEALKTFPDLYVTISCTTRAMRPGEVNGKDYYFISSTDFDQKIADGEFLEWATFGNNRYGTLKSEIIPRLQDGQVVIAEIDVQGVEQLHSLIAKDHITTVFIEAGGWENLKARALARAQMSEEELQARYERYLVEVASKDIADVIIDNSTNDFTPAKVAFCELVESLRNRVYND, encoded by the coding sequence ATGTTAGACAATATAAACGGCCATGTCTTGATTGTAATGGCGCCAACAGGTAGCGGGAAGGGAACTTTAATTAAAGAAGCTCTAAAAACATTTCCAGACTTATACGTTACTATTTCGTGTACGACACGGGCAATGCGTCCAGGTGAGGTTAATGGTAAGGACTACTACTTCATTTCATCGACTGACTTTGACCAAAAGATTGCTGACGGAGAATTTTTGGAATGGGCGACATTTGGTAATAATCGTTATGGTACTCTAAAGAGTGAGATTATACCGCGTTTACAGGATGGTCAGGTGGTGATTGCAGAAATCGATGTTCAGGGAGTTGAGCAGTTACATTCTCTTATAGCAAAAGATCACATCACGACAGTCTTTATTGAAGCGGGTGGATGGGAAAATCTCAAAGCGCGAGCGCTCGCGCGAGCTCAAATGAGTGAAGAGGAGCTACAAGCACGTTACGAACGTTATTTAGTAGAAGTAGCTTCGAAGGATATTGCTGACGTAATTATCGATAATTCAACAAATGATTTTACTCCTGCTAAAGTCGCTTTCTGTGAACTGGTTGAGTCATTGAGAAATCGTGTTTATAACGATTAA
- a CDS encoding nucleoside monophosphate kinase, whose translation MEPLTLIFIGPQGSGKGTQISKIKSVITKLDPNRKLLDIQTGRLFRTLTDKQDTFAQRKIKTSLSAGVLQPDFLTYVLWGQEMLQELDPDSHLLIDGFPRTVAQAKTLAGAFEFFERKNIHLINLDTPEDIVKERMKSRARADDTPESIESRLRWYREHVLPVIEYYREASNVTVHDIKGDESIEDVHKQVMFALKLN comes from the coding sequence ATGGAACCACTAACCTTAATATTTATCGGTCCGCAAGGTAGCGGCAAAGGAACCCAGATTAGCAAAATAAAATCAGTAATTACCAAGCTTGATCCAAATCGCAAGTTGCTCGATATACAAACCGGTCGATTATTTCGCACTCTTACTGATAAGCAAGATACCTTTGCGCAAAGAAAAATAAAAACCTCACTAAGTGCTGGAGTTTTGCAACCGGATTTCTTAACCTACGTTTTGTGGGGACAGGAAATGCTTCAAGAGTTAGATCCTGATAGCCATTTGCTAATCGATGGTTTTCCACGCACGGTGGCACAGGCAAAGACTTTAGCGGGAGCGTTTGAATTCTTTGAACGCAAAAACATTCACTTGATAAACTTAGATACACCGGAAGATATTGTTAAAGAGAGAATGAAAAGCCGAGCCAGAGCCGATGATACTCCGGAGTCGATTGAAAGTCGTTTGCGCTGGTATCGCGAGCACGTTTTGCCGGTAATTGAATACTACAGAGAAGCGTCTAACGTAACCGTTCATGACATAAAAGGTGATGAAAGTATAGAAGACGTGCACAAACAAGTTATGTTTGCCCTTAAATTAAACTAA
- the map gene encoding type I methionyl aminopeptidase encodes MITKKTPEEIEILKEAGSILAKCLKELAKEAVAGNTTLDIDDRAMELVEEYGVEPVLLGYHPGFADRAYPAAICVSVNNCVQHGIPSEELKLKEGDVVNIDMSIGHKGMVVDSGITVGVGEISADARKLLDVTREALAHGIKAAKPGNHIGDISATIQEFVESRGLSIVEELCGHGVGYAVHEDPTIPNFGKAGTGPKIEVGHVYAIEPIVNFGKKDVYFDDEGDGYSVYTKDGSISAHFEHTVAITESGPVIMTKE; translated from the coding sequence ATGATTACCAAAAAAACACCGGAAGAAATTGAAATATTAAAAGAAGCTGGTTCAATATTAGCCAAATGTCTAAAAGAGTTGGCGAAAGAGGCAGTAGCTGGAAACACTACTTTAGATATTGATGATCGGGCGATGGAACTGGTCGAAGAGTACGGGGTAGAGCCGGTACTTTTGGGTTATCATCCTGGTTTTGCTGATCGGGCTTATCCAGCTGCTATTTGTGTATCGGTCAATAATTGTGTTCAACACGGTATTCCCAGCGAGGAGTTAAAGCTAAAGGAGGGTGATGTTGTGAATATTGACATGTCGATTGGTCACAAGGGAATGGTGGTGGACTCTGGTATCACTGTGGGTGTTGGTGAGATTTCTGCGGATGCGCGGAAACTTTTAGACGTCACGAGAGAAGCTTTAGCTCATGGCATAAAGGCAGCTAAGCCCGGCAATCACATCGGAGACATTAGTGCGACTATTCAAGAGTTTGTAGAGAGTCGCGGACTTTCGATAGTAGAGGAGCTGTGTGGACACGGAGTCGGGTACGCTGTCCACGAAGATCCAACTATTCCAAACTTTGGCAAAGCCGGTACTGGTCCCAAGATAGAGGTGGGGCATGTTTATGCGATTGAGCCGATTGTAAATTTCGGAAAGAAGGACGTGTACTTCGATGACGAAGGTGACGGCTACAGTGTCTATACCAAAGACGGCTCTATTTCTGCACACTTCGAGCACACTGTGGCGATTACTGAGAGTGGTCCGGTGATAATGACTAAGGAATAG